The following coding sequences lie in one Bacteroides helcogenes P 36-108 genomic window:
- a CDS encoding helix-turn-helix transcriptional regulator, with protein MNNLSPIVKSLRKQYGLTQEDLSLKSGLGLRFVRDLEQGKESLRLDKVNQLLDFFNYEVIAAPKVKP; from the coding sequence ATGAATAATTTATCTCCTATCGTAAAATCACTGCGAAAGCAGTATGGGCTGACTCAAGAAGACCTTTCCTTGAAATCAGGATTAGGCTTACGTTTTGTTCGAGACTTGGAACAAGGCAAAGAGTCTTTGCGTCTTGATAAAGTGAACCAATTGCTCGACTTCTTCAACTATGAAGTAATCGCTGCCCCCAAAGTAAAGCCGTAA
- a CDS encoding YfhO family protein, translating to MKKILPDLIAILAFILLSFAYFFPADIENRILFQHDMAAGAGAGQEAKEYYEQTGERTRWTNSIFGGMPTYQIAPSYDSAKPLQWTQKVYQLFLPNYVSLTFILMLGFYILLRAFGIPVWLAGLGGIIWAFSSYFFILIAAGHIWKFITLAYIPPTLAGIVLAYRGKILSGGIVTAIFIALQITSNHVQMSYYFLFVILFFVGAYFEDAWRNKTLPQFFKASAVLAVAALIGVAANLSNLYHTYTYSKETMRGKSELVKAENAANQTDSGLERDYITQWSYGVGETLTLLVPNFKGGASVPLSTNEKAMEKANPMYSGLYQSLTQYFGDQPMTSGPVYAGAFVLFLFVLGCFIVKGPLKWALIGATLFSITLSWGKNFMPLTDFFIDYIPMYSKFRAVSSILVIAEFTIPLLAIFALKRILEEPGIIRENLKAAGVSLALTAGVALLMYVSPGIFTDYVPAQEAQMLQNAVDRQMIPSNELAGILANLGEMRAALVTSDALRSLFIILAGCGLLWLYIKGKLRRSLTIAGIAVLCLIDMWTVNKRYLHDELFVPRSIQTETFSKTASDEQILQDKALDYRVLNFATNTFNENNTAYWHKSVGGYHAAKLRRYQEMIEHHISPEMQAAYGAIVAAGGKMDSVDASKFRVLNMLNTKYFILPAGQQGQQTIPVLNPYAYGNAWFVGKVQYVNNANEEIDALNNILPTETAVVDMRFKGILKGVTESYKDSLSSIRLTNYEPNRLVYETDNAKDGIAVFSEIYYPDGWQVSIDGKPTEIARADYILRSMYIPAGRHTIEMHFDPASLHVTESIAYGALALLMIGIIAVVLAAKKKYAK from the coding sequence ATGAAGAAGATTCTCCCTGATTTGATTGCCATTCTGGCATTCATTCTGCTCTCTTTCGCCTACTTTTTCCCGGCCGACATAGAGAACCGCATCCTGTTTCAGCATGATATGGCCGCCGGAGCCGGAGCCGGTCAAGAAGCCAAAGAATATTATGAACAAACAGGCGAACGTACCCGATGGACCAACTCGATCTTTGGCGGTATGCCGACCTATCAGATAGCTCCGTCGTATGACTCCGCCAAGCCGTTGCAATGGACACAGAAAGTATATCAACTGTTCCTCCCCAACTATGTCAGCCTGACATTCATCCTGATGCTGGGATTCTACATTTTACTGAGAGCATTTGGCATACCGGTCTGGCTGGCCGGATTGGGCGGAATCATTTGGGCATTTTCTTCCTATTTCTTTATCCTGATTGCCGCCGGACATATCTGGAAATTCATCACTCTTGCCTACATTCCGCCCACACTGGCAGGCATAGTGCTTGCCTACCGGGGAAAAATACTGTCGGGAGGTATCGTCACCGCTATCTTCATCGCCTTGCAGATTACATCTAACCATGTGCAGATGTCCTACTATTTTCTGTTTGTCATCCTGTTCTTTGTGGGAGCGTACTTTGAAGATGCATGGCGCAACAAAACACTGCCGCAGTTCTTCAAGGCGAGTGCCGTACTGGCAGTGGCAGCCCTCATAGGTGTAGCTGCCAACCTATCAAACCTATACCATACCTATACTTACAGCAAGGAAACCATGCGTGGCAAAAGTGAACTGGTGAAAGCTGAAAATGCCGCTAACCAAACCGACAGCGGACTGGAACGCGATTATATCACACAATGGAGCTATGGAGTAGGCGAAACCCTGACCTTGCTCGTGCCCAACTTCAAAGGCGGCGCATCCGTCCCCCTCTCCACGAATGAAAAGGCTATGGAAAAGGCCAATCCGATGTACAGCGGACTATATCAAAGCCTGACGCAATATTTCGGCGACCAGCCCATGACTTCAGGTCCCGTCTATGCAGGAGCTTTCGTGCTGTTCCTTTTCGTTCTGGGCTGCTTCATCGTGAAAGGTCCGCTAAAGTGGGCGCTGATAGGAGCCACTCTTTTCTCCATCACGCTTTCGTGGGGCAAGAACTTCATGCCACTGACGGATTTCTTCATCGACTATATACCTATGTACAGCAAGTTCCGGGCCGTGTCCTCCATACTCGTCATAGCAGAGTTTACCATACCCTTATTAGCCATCTTCGCCTTGAAACGCATATTAGAAGAACCCGGAATCATAAGGGAAAATCTGAAAGCAGCAGGTGTCAGCCTGGCGCTTACTGCGGGCGTAGCACTGCTGATGTACGTCTCACCGGGGATTTTCACCGATTACGTTCCTGCACAGGAAGCCCAGATGCTGCAAAATGCAGTTGACCGCCAGATGATACCGTCCAATGAGTTAGCAGGCATCCTTGCCAACCTCGGCGAGATGCGTGCCGCGTTGGTCACCTCCGACGCATTGCGCAGCCTTTTCATTATCCTTGCGGGCTGCGGACTGCTATGGCTCTACATTAAAGGAAAACTACGCCGGTCACTGACCATCGCCGGCATCGCAGTGCTCTGCCTGATAGATATGTGGACCGTAAACAAACGTTATCTCCATGACGAACTCTTCGTGCCCCGTTCTATCCAGACAGAAACCTTCAGCAAAACGGCATCCGATGAGCAGATTCTGCAAGACAAAGCTCTGGACTACCGGGTACTGAACTTTGCCACCAATACTTTCAACGAAAACAATACCGCCTACTGGCACAAAAGTGTCGGCGGATATCATGCCGCCAAACTGCGCCGCTATCAGGAAATGATAGAGCATCATATCTCTCCTGAAATGCAGGCTGCCTATGGCGCCATTGTTGCTGCCGGTGGCAAAATGGACAGTGTGGACGCCTCCAAGTTCCGCGTACTGAATATGCTGAACACCAAATATTTCATTCTGCCGGCAGGACAACAAGGACAACAGACCATTCCCGTTCTCAATCCTTATGCCTACGGCAATGCCTGGTTTGTCGGCAAAGTGCAATATGTAAACAATGCCAACGAGGAAATTGACGCATTGAACAACATTCTACCAACAGAGACAGCAGTAGTAGATATGCGCTTCAAGGGTATATTAAAAGGGGTAACCGAGAGCTACAAAGACAGCCTCTCCTCCATACGCCTGACAAACTACGAACCGAACCGACTGGTTTACGAAACGGACAATGCCAAAGACGGTATTGCCGTGTTCTCCGAAATTTATTATCCGGATGGCTGGCAAGTCAGCATCGACGGAAAACCCACCGAAATAGCGCGTGCCGACTACATACTCCGCAGCATGTACATTCCTGCCGGACGACATACCATCGAAATGCACTTCGACCCGGCAAGTCTTCATGTAACGGAAAGTATTGCTTACGGGGCACTGGCACTATTGATGATAGGAATCATTGCCGTGGTGCTGGCAGCTAAAAAGAAGTATGCCAAATGA
- a CDS encoding 5'-methylthioadenosine/adenosylhomocysteine nucleosidase, whose amino-acid sequence MTIGIISAMDSEHRQLVARLREKKVMENGGFHYVEGVAGDNRVVLTRCGIGKVSAAIGATELIRRFSPDCIISTGVAGGIDACLKVTDVVVSERLVYHDVWCGDGNEYGQVQGFPAEYEGFPPLLEHALSLNNAGLESRIHGGLICTGDRFITDRTELDVIKRRFPAGLAVDMESAAIAQTCFLYHTPFLSFRIISDIPGVEDHSSRYADFWTTMAERSFLATWAFLSSINHKLIINS is encoded by the coding sequence ATGACGATAGGCATTATCAGTGCGATGGACAGTGAACACCGTCAGTTGGTGGCACGTTTGCGTGAAAAGAAGGTGATGGAGAACGGTGGCTTTCATTATGTGGAAGGCGTGGCGGGCGACAACCGTGTGGTACTTACCCGTTGCGGCATCGGCAAGGTGAGTGCAGCGATAGGTGCTACGGAGCTGATACGCCGTTTTTCTCCTGACTGCATTATCAGTACAGGCGTGGCGGGCGGCATTGATGCATGTTTAAAGGTGACGGATGTGGTGGTAAGCGAACGTTTGGTGTACCATGATGTCTGGTGTGGTGACGGCAACGAATACGGGCAGGTGCAGGGCTTTCCCGCCGAATATGAAGGCTTCCCCCCTCTGCTGGAGCATGCTCTGTCATTAAACAATGCCGGATTGGAAAGCCGTATTCATGGAGGACTTATCTGTACGGGCGACCGGTTTATCACCGACCGCACAGAGTTGGACGTTATCAAACGACGCTTTCCCGCCGGGCTTGCCGTTGATATGGAGTCCGCTGCTATTGCCCAAACCTGCTTCCTGTATCATACTCCTTTCCTCAGTTTCCGCATTATCAGCGATATTCCCGGTGTAGAAGACCATTCTTCCCGGTATGCTGATTTCTGGACAACGATGGCAGAACGCTCATTTCTTGCAACGTGGGCTTTCCTTTCCTCTATAAATCATAAATTAATCATAAACTCATGA
- a CDS encoding helix-turn-helix domain-containing protein — translation MSRKTFGKVMPRPVMQNLELMGEQIMLARKRRHLSMQDIADRATVTRLTVSKVEHGDPSVAFGIYARVLYALNLENDLKLIAGNDVLGRDLQDAELKK, via the coding sequence ATGAGCAGAAAGACTTTCGGTAAGGTGATGCCAAGACCTGTTATGCAGAATCTTGAGTTGATGGGCGAACAGATTATGTTGGCTCGCAAGCGTCGTCATCTCTCTATGCAGGACATTGCCGACCGTGCAACGGTGACCCGACTGACGGTGTCGAAAGTGGAACATGGTGACCCATCGGTAGCATTTGGCATTTATGCTCGCGTGCTGTATGCACTCAATTTGGAGAATGATTTGAAACTGATTGCCGGTAACGATGTGCTCGGTCGTGACTTGCAGGATGCTGAACTGAAAAAATAG
- a CDS encoding HipA N-terminal domain-containing protein, translated as MEKIYVYADFDFLGQTEKIGILSYERVRGNDHFSFEYSPEWLKKHGGILLSGDVMNVRGMQHPRGGNSVFGFVEDSFPDRWGRLLLDRRERLAAQEEQRPIRSLSNYDYLVGIEDLTRMGGIRYSTEENGTFINEDSEYSVPPLESLRALCDACEELESAEERNEFIYQALSMLADK; from the coding sequence ATGGAGAAGATATATGTATATGCCGATTTTGATTTTCTTGGTCAAACCGAGAAAATCGGGATACTTTCATACGAGCGTGTGAGAGGTAATGACCATTTCTCTTTTGAGTATAGTCCTGAATGGTTGAAAAAGCATGGAGGTATCCTCCTTAGTGGCGATGTGATGAATGTGAGAGGCATGCAACATCCTCGTGGGGGTAATTCGGTGTTCGGTTTCGTGGAAGATTCCTTCCCCGACCGTTGGGGGCGACTACTTCTTGACCGTAGGGAACGATTGGCTGCACAGGAAGAACAAAGACCTATTCGCTCGCTCAGTAATTATGATTATCTTGTAGGTATCGAAGACCTGACCAGAATGGGCGGTATTCGTTACAGTACGGAAGAAAACGGAACATTCATTAATGAAGACTCTGAATATAGTGTGCCACCCTTAGAGAGCCTGCGTGCCCTATGTGATGCGTGCGAAGAACTGGAATCGGCCGAAGAGAGAAATGAGTTCATCTACCAAGCGTTATCAATGCTTGCTGATAAATGA
- a CDS encoding HipA N-terminal domain-containing protein has product MRQANVYYKDQLAGVLTENDEGYEFSYLQTYLQADNAKPVSLTLPLQEHAFKSGVLFPFFDGLIPEGWLLDVAMRNMDISILDRMSLLLVCCKDCIGAVSIEPIEVKEVSHV; this is encoded by the coding sequence ATGAGACAAGCCAATGTATATTACAAAGACCAATTAGCAGGTGTGTTGACGGAAAATGATGAAGGATATGAGTTTTCTTACCTTCAAACCTATCTACAGGCTGATAATGCCAAACCGGTCAGCTTAACCTTGCCTCTTCAAGAACACGCGTTTAAGAGCGGTGTGCTGTTTCCTTTTTTCGATGGTTTGATACCGGAAGGATGGTTGCTTGATGTGGCGATGCGTAACATGGATATCAGCATCCTTGACCGCATGTCGTTATTATTGGTTTGTTGCAAGGACTGTATAGGAGCCGTTAGTATTGAACCTATTGAAGTAAAGGAGGTGTCGCATGTGTAA
- a CDS encoding AMP-binding protein translates to MLYERTLGQWLEHWAENTPDKEYIVYSDRNLRFTWSQFNRRVDDMAKGLIAIGVKRGTHVGIWAANVPDWLTLLYACAKIGAVYVTVNTNYKQAELEYLCGNSDMHTLCIVNGEKDSNFVQMTYAMLPELKTCERGHLKSERFPHMKNVIYVGPEKHRGMYNTAEILLLGDNVKDDHLNKLKNLVTCHDVVNMQYTSGTTGFPKGVMLTHYNITNNGYLTGEHMKFTADDKLCVCVPLFHCFGVVLATMNCLTHGCTEVMVERFDPLVVLASIHKERCTALYGVPTMFIAELHHPMFDMFDMSSLRTGIMAGSLCPVELMKQVEEKMYMKVTSVYGLTEASPGMTASCLDDPFDVRCNTVGHDFEHTEVRVIDPETGEECPVGVQGEMCNRGYNTMKGYYKNPQATAEVIDPNGFLHSGDLGIKDENGNYRITGRIKDMIIRGGENIYPREIEEFLYKLEGVKDVQVAGIPSRKYGEAVGAFIILHEGVDMHESDVRDFCIGKISRYKIPKYIFFIKEFPMTGSGKIQKFKLKDLGLQLCKEQGIEII, encoded by the coding sequence ATGCTATACGAAAGAACGCTCGGCCAATGGCTGGAGCACTGGGCAGAGAATACGCCAGATAAAGAATACATCGTGTATTCTGACCGAAACCTGCGCTTCACATGGAGCCAGTTCAACAGGCGAGTGGACGACATGGCCAAAGGACTTATCGCCATCGGTGTGAAACGGGGCACACACGTGGGCATCTGGGCGGCAAATGTGCCGGACTGGCTTACTTTGCTTTACGCCTGTGCCAAGATAGGCGCCGTCTATGTAACCGTAAACACTAACTATAAACAGGCCGAACTGGAATACCTGTGTGGGAATTCGGACATGCACACCCTCTGCATTGTCAACGGTGAAAAGGACAGCAACTTCGTGCAGATGACTTACGCCATGCTACCGGAACTGAAAACATGCGAACGCGGACATCTGAAAAGCGAACGTTTTCCTCACATGAAGAATGTTATCTACGTGGGGCCGGAAAAGCACCGGGGAATGTACAACACCGCCGAAATTCTGCTTCTGGGCGACAACGTGAAAGATGACCACCTGAACAAACTCAAAAACCTGGTGACCTGCCATGACGTGGTGAACATGCAATACACGTCCGGAACCACAGGATTTCCCAAAGGAGTGATGCTGACGCACTACAATATAACCAACAACGGCTACCTGACCGGTGAACACATGAAGTTCACCGCAGACGACAAGTTGTGTGTCTGCGTGCCGCTATTCCACTGCTTCGGCGTAGTGCTTGCCACCATGAACTGCCTGACGCATGGCTGCACGGAAGTCATGGTAGAACGTTTCGACCCGTTGGTGGTGCTTGCTTCTATCCACAAAGAGCGCTGCACGGCACTCTACGGAGTACCCACCATGTTCATTGCCGAACTGCACCATCCGATGTTCGATATGTTTGATATGTCCAGTCTTCGCACGGGCATTATGGCAGGTTCTCTCTGTCCCGTGGAATTGATGAAGCAGGTGGAGGAAAAAATGTACATGAAGGTCACCAGCGTTTACGGATTGACCGAAGCCTCCCCCGGCATGACGGCGAGCTGTCTGGATGATCCGTTTGACGTGCGATGCAACACCGTAGGACATGACTTTGAACATACAGAAGTAAGGGTCATCGATCCGGAAACCGGAGAAGAATGTCCGGTGGGTGTGCAGGGGGAAATGTGCAACCGTGGATATAACACGATGAAAGGTTATTACAAGAATCCGCAGGCCACGGCCGAAGTGATAGACCCAAACGGTTTCCTGCATTCCGGTGACCTTGGGATAAAGGATGAAAATGGCAACTACCGCATCACAGGCCGCATAAAGGACATGATTATCCGTGGCGGTGAAAACATCTACCCACGGGAAATTGAAGAATTTCTTTATAAACTGGAAGGAGTGAAAGACGTTCAGGTAGCAGGCATCCCTTCCAGGAAATACGGTGAGGCCGTGGGGGCATTCATCATCCTGCACGAAGGGGTGGATATGCATGAGTCAGACGTACGAGACTTCTGTATAGGAAAGATATCACGCTACAAAATTCCCAAATACATCTTCTTCATAAAAGAGTTCCCGATGACCGGAAGCGGGAAGATTCAGAAGTTCAAGCTGAAAGACTTGGGACTGCAACTCTGCAAGGAACAGGGAATAGAAATTATATAA
- a CDS encoding S-ribosylhomocysteine lyase: MKKIPSFTIDHIRLLRGIYVSRKDEVNGEVITTFDIRMKEPNREPALGQGALHTIEHLAATYLRNEPHWQDKIVYWGPMGCLTGNYLLMKGDLQPQDIVPLMQDAFRFVAEYEGEVPGTAPQDCGNCLLHDLPMAKWEAAKYLHEVLEQMKEENMKYPEKNEE, from the coding sequence ATGAAGAAGATTCCCAGTTTTACCATTGACCACATCCGCCTGTTACGCGGCATTTATGTATCGCGCAAGGACGAAGTGAACGGAGAAGTTATCACCACCTTCGATATCCGTATGAAGGAGCCCAACCGCGAACCGGCTTTGGGCCAAGGCGCACTGCATACCATAGAACATCTGGCTGCCACTTATCTGCGCAATGAGCCGCATTGGCAGGATAAGATTGTTTATTGGGGGCCTATGGGATGCCTTACCGGAAATTACCTGCTGATGAAAGGTGATTTGCAGCCGCAAGACATCGTGCCTCTGATGCAGGATGCTTTTCGTTTTGTTGCCGAATATGAAGGTGAAGTGCCCGGTACTGCTCCGCAAGATTGCGGCAACTGCCTTCTCCACGATCTGCCTATGGCAAAGTGGGAGGCTGCCAAATATCTGCATGAAGTATTGGAGCAGATGAAAGAGGAGAATATGAAGTATCCGGAAAAGAATGAAGAATGA
- a CDS encoding FtsX-like permease family protein, which produces MNLPFYIARRYLFSKKKHNAINIISGISVCGVALATLALVCTLSVFNGFQDMVAGFFTAFDPELKITVREGKVFEPNSAAFRQVRSFSEIAVWTETLEENAMVQYKDRQTMAVVKGVDDNFEQLTSIDSLLYGTGKFILHDADVDYGILGVELISELGTGIQFVDPLQVYAPKRNVRVNMANPSASFNRDYLFSPGAVFVVNQQKYDARYILTSIGFARRLFDYDTEVSAVELKLKPGADITSVRNRITRILGDGFLVQNRYEQQADVFRIMEIEKFISYLFLTFILAISCFNVIGSLSMLILDKREDVDTLRNLGADDKLIARIFLFEGRLISICGALAGIFFGLLLCFLQQRFGIISLGGSGSFVVDSYPVSVHFTDVLLIFITVIAVGFLSVWYPVHYLTCRLLKKDHR; this is translated from the coding sequence GTGAACCTTCCTTTCTACATAGCCCGGCGCTACCTTTTTTCCAAGAAAAAGCATAATGCCATTAATATTATCTCCGGTATTTCCGTATGTGGGGTAGCATTGGCAACATTGGCTCTGGTATGTACACTTTCCGTCTTTAACGGTTTTCAGGATATGGTGGCAGGCTTCTTTACAGCTTTCGATCCGGAACTGAAGATTACAGTTCGTGAAGGAAAAGTTTTTGAACCGAATAGCGCCGCTTTCAGGCAAGTACGTTCCTTTTCTGAAATAGCTGTATGGACAGAAACATTGGAAGAAAATGCCATGGTGCAGTATAAAGACCGTCAGACTATGGCGGTTGTCAAGGGTGTAGATGACAATTTTGAGCAATTGACCTCCATTGACAGCCTGTTGTACGGAACAGGCAAATTTATTCTGCATGATGCAGATGTTGATTACGGCATTTTGGGAGTGGAATTAATATCTGAACTGGGTACGGGAATCCAGTTTGTTGATCCTTTGCAGGTGTATGCTCCCAAAAGGAATGTTCGTGTAAATATGGCCAATCCTTCTGCTTCGTTCAATCGTGATTATCTTTTTTCACCGGGTGCGGTTTTTGTCGTGAACCAGCAGAAGTATGACGCAAGATATATTCTTACTTCCATTGGTTTTGCCCGCCGCTTGTTTGATTATGATACGGAAGTTTCGGCGGTAGAGCTAAAGTTGAAGCCGGGTGCTGACATTACTTCTGTACGGAACAGAATTACCCGCATCTTGGGAGATGGTTTTCTTGTGCAGAACCGCTATGAACAGCAGGCTGACGTATTTCGTATCATGGAGATAGAGAAGTTCATATCTTACCTTTTCCTTACTTTCATTCTTGCGATTTCCTGTTTTAACGTAATAGGCTCTTTGTCCATGCTTATCCTTGATAAACGTGAAGATGTGGATACTTTGCGGAATCTTGGTGCGGATGACAAACTGATTGCCCGTATATTTTTGTTTGAAGGGCGCTTGATTTCTATATGCGGTGCGCTGGCGGGTATTTTTTTCGGTTTGCTGCTATGCTTTCTTCAACAGCGTTTCGGTATTATTTCTCTCGGAGGAAGCGGCAGTTTTGTTGTTGATTCCTATCCTGTCAGTGTGCATTTTACAGATGTGTTGCTGATTTTTATAACAGTGATAGCGGTTGGCTTTCTGTCTGTGTGGTATCCTGTACATTATCTTACTTGCAGGCTTCTGAAAAAAGATCATCGATGA
- a CDS encoding helix-turn-helix domain-containing protein, with the protein MDTSKIVGEKIKSLRESQSISMEDLAQRSGLAIEQVERIENNIDLPSLAPLIKIARVLGVRLGTFLDDQDENGPVVCRKNEAQNSISFSNNAIQSRKHMVYHSLSKSKADRHMEPFIIDVACTEDSDFVLSSHEGEEFIMVMEGTMEISYGKHTYLLEEGDSIYYDSIVPHHVHSYEGQAAKILAVIYTPI; encoded by the coding sequence ATGGATACAAGTAAGATTGTAGGAGAAAAAATCAAATCGCTCCGTGAAAGCCAATCCATCAGCATGGAAGATCTGGCACAACGTTCGGGACTCGCCATCGAACAGGTAGAACGCATCGAAAACAATATCGACCTCCCTTCACTGGCTCCACTTATCAAGATAGCCCGTGTACTGGGCGTACGTCTGGGCACATTTCTCGATGACCAGGACGAGAACGGCCCTGTGGTGTGCCGCAAGAATGAAGCACAAAACAGTATCAGTTTCTCCAACAACGCCATCCAGAGCCGCAAGCACATGGTTTACCATTCACTCTCAAAGTCGAAGGCCGACCGGCACATGGAACCGTTCATTATCGACGTGGCATGCACGGAAGACAGTGACTTTGTGCTCTCCTCTCACGAGGGCGAAGAGTTTATCATGGTTATGGAAGGAACCATGGAAATCAGCTACGGCAAGCACACCTATCTGCTTGAAGAAGGAGACAGTATCTATTATGACTCCATCGTTCCGCACCACGTACACTCCTACGAGGGACAAGCGGCAAAAATACTTGCAGTGATCTATACACCCATCTGA
- a CDS encoding HipA domain-containing protein, with the protein MCNCLYCYQPLVNGEKDMHSGCIKKFFGQTEMPALDYTTEHLDELAKQVIQEQTSLTGVQPKLSLYLNRHEGNSRLTIVGLWGGYICKPQTITYEQMPEVEDLTMHLAELARIEVVPHTLMRMADDSLCYLTRRIDRTSNGGKLAMEDMCQLTERLTEHKYKSSYERIGKSVLQYSSVPKMDVTNFFDIVLFSWLTGNNDMHLKNFSLYEPDDNHIRLTPAYDLLNAAIINPKDDEELALTLNGRKKKLKKSDFLKCAESLGIEAVIVNRLINKYMKLLPKFEAMIHCSFLSEELKQKYYELLRERMARLSTE; encoded by the coding sequence ATGTGTAATTGTTTGTATTGCTATCAACCTCTTGTCAATGGCGAGAAAGATATGCATTCCGGTTGCATAAAAAAATTCTTTGGTCAAACGGAGATGCCTGCATTGGATTATACCACAGAGCACTTGGATGAGCTTGCAAAACAGGTGATTCAAGAACAGACCTCGCTGACAGGGGTTCAGCCAAAGCTGTCTTTATATCTGAACAGGCATGAGGGAAATAGCAGGCTGACAATAGTCGGTCTGTGGGGGGGATACATCTGTAAACCACAGACCATCACCTACGAGCAGATGCCGGAAGTAGAGGATTTGACAATGCACTTGGCCGAATTAGCCCGAATAGAGGTTGTTCCTCACACGTTGATGCGCATGGCAGATGATTCATTATGCTATCTTACGCGACGGATAGACCGCACTTCGAATGGTGGAAAATTGGCTATGGAAGACATGTGCCAACTCACAGAACGACTCACCGAGCATAAGTATAAAAGTAGTTACGAGCGAATAGGAAAGTCCGTGCTTCAGTACTCTTCTGTACCCAAAATGGATGTCACCAATTTCTTTGATATAGTCCTGTTCTCATGGTTGACAGGCAACAATGACATGCACTTGAAGAATTTTTCACTCTATGAACCGGATGATAATCATATACGGTTAACGCCAGCTTATGATTTGCTCAACGCTGCGATAATCAATCCAAAAGATGATGAAGAATTGGCATTGACGCTGAACGGCCGAAAAAAGAAGTTGAAAAAGAGTGATTTCTTGAAATGCGCTGAAAGCTTAGGCATAGAAGCTGTTATTGTAAACCGTCTTATCAATAAGTATATGAAGCTTTTGCCGAAGTTTGAGGCGATGATTCATTGTTCTTTCTTGAGTGAAGAACTAAAACAAAAATATTACGAATTGCTAAGAGAACGGATGGCAAGGTTATCAACAGAATAA